One segment of Bacillus alkalisoli DNA contains the following:
- a CDS encoding M55 family metallopeptidase codes for MKIFISADIEGVSGVATNQQLKTPSEYQRFRKLMTQDVNAAIEGAFKGGATEVVVADGHGNMSNIFIEELDSRATLVQGSNRVMCQLEGLDETFDAIMFVGHHGREGGSERAIISHTLAGICVNEMKINGKVVGETEMNAMVAGSFDVPTIFISGDDAYVAEVKETLPNVEAAIVKRGIDRFASELIHPEKAQQIIREKAELATKNIANYKPLKTEGPVTFEIEFKGSNQALMTTTLPTVELISPKRITFTCDDMVTAYKHMWGCVIIAITATNGVLGNVNA; via the coding sequence ATGAAAATATTTATTTCAGCTGACATTGAAGGTGTTTCAGGTGTTGCAACAAATCAACAATTAAAAACACCATCTGAGTATCAACGTTTTCGAAAGTTAATGACACAAGATGTAAATGCTGCGATTGAAGGAGCTTTTAAAGGTGGAGCAACAGAGGTTGTAGTTGCTGATGGACATGGTAACATGTCTAATATTTTTATAGAAGAGTTAGATTCAAGAGCAACTCTCGTACAAGGAAGCAATCGTGTTATGTGTCAATTAGAAGGATTAGACGAAACGTTTGATGCGATTATGTTCGTCGGACATCATGGGCGTGAGGGTGGTTCAGAAAGAGCCATTATTAGTCATACACTAGCTGGTATTTGTGTGAATGAAATGAAGATAAATGGAAAGGTAGTCGGGGAAACGGAAATGAATGCAATGGTAGCTGGTTCATTCGATGTACCAACTATATTTATTTCTGGCGATGATGCTTATGTAGCAGAAGTAAAAGAAACATTGCCAAACGTGGAAGCGGCGATTGTGAAAAGAGGAATTGATCGCTTTGCTTCTGAGCTCATTCATCCTGAGAAAGCACAGCAGATCATTCGAGAAAAAGCAGAACTAGCTACAAAAAACATAGCAAACTATAAACCTTTAAAAACAGAAGGGCCAGTAACATTTGAAATTGAATTTAAAGGGTCTAACCAAGCTCTTATGACAACAACGTTACCTACAGTAGAATTAATCAGTCCAAAGCGAATTACCTTTACTTGTGATGATATGGTAACAGCGTATAAACATATGTGGGGTTGCGTTATTATCGCTATCACAGCAACGAACGGTGTTCTAGGAAATGTAAACGCCTAA